A region of Streptomyces cinnamoneus DNA encodes the following proteins:
- a CDS encoding cytochrome P450 — MTGPVTGAAEAGVPDVFDPRIYADGLPHAAYRTLRDRHPVVWQEEHGVLGWPAGPGFWAVTRHNDVVRVLKDGRTYSSRLGATQIRDPDPADLPFVRRMMLNQDPPEHGRLRRLISHAFTPRRIDRFAAAARERARGLLTGAVDAARAGDGVCDVVAAVTDDFALLNLADLLGVPAADRELLLDWTRRVIGYQDPDESGAPAPGPGGRPVDPRSPAMLSDMFGYARELAAHKRRHPGDDVMTVLASRTRPGQREPSQVKPETAACAWAELETAELEMSFFLLTIAGNDTVRSAAPGGLWALARHPDEYRRLRAGDVGTASSVEELLRWHPPVLSFRRTAAHDTELAGRRLRAGDKVVVFHGSANYDERVFAAPHRLDLSRTPNPHVSFGDGPHVCLGAHFARLQLRVLYEETRRLLPSLTLAGPPRRLVSNFINGVKSLPLYVTAG, encoded by the coding sequence GTGACCGGCCCGGTGACCGGCGCCGCGGAGGCCGGGGTGCCGGACGTCTTCGACCCCCGGATCTACGCCGACGGCCTGCCGCACGCGGCGTACCGGACCCTCCGCGACCGCCACCCGGTGGTCTGGCAGGAGGAGCACGGGGTGCTCGGCTGGCCCGCCGGACCTGGTTTCTGGGCGGTCACCCGCCACAACGACGTCGTGCGCGTCCTCAAGGACGGGCGTACGTACTCCTCCCGTCTCGGGGCGACGCAGATCCGGGACCCCGATCCCGCCGACCTGCCGTTCGTCCGGCGCATGATGCTCAATCAGGACCCGCCGGAGCACGGGCGGCTGCGCCGGCTGATCAGCCACGCCTTCACCCCCCGTCGCATCGACCGCTTCGCGGCCGCCGCCCGGGAACGGGCGCGCGGCCTGCTGACAGGAGCCGTCGACGCGGCTCGCGCCGGGGACGGGGTCTGCGACGTCGTCGCCGCCGTCACGGACGACTTCGCCCTGCTCAACCTCGCCGACCTGCTCGGTGTGCCGGCCGCCGACCGGGAGCTGCTGCTGGACTGGACCCGGCGCGTCATCGGCTACCAGGACCCGGATGAGTCCGGAGCACCCGCGCCCGGCCCGGGCGGGCGGCCCGTGGACCCGCGCTCCCCCGCCATGCTGAGCGACATGTTCGGCTACGCCCGGGAGCTGGCCGCCCACAAGCGCCGGCACCCCGGCGACGACGTGATGACCGTGCTCGCGTCGCGGACGAGGCCGGGGCAGAGGGAGCCGTCGCAGGTGAAGCCGGAGACGGCCGCATGCGCGTGGGCGGAGCTGGAGACGGCCGAGCTGGAGATGTCCTTCTTCCTGCTGACCATCGCGGGCAACGACACGGTCCGCAGCGCCGCCCCCGGCGGGCTGTGGGCCCTGGCACGGCATCCTGACGAATACCGCCGGTTGCGCGCGGGGGACGTGGGGACGGCGTCGAGCGTGGAGGAGCTGCTGCGCTGGCACCCGCCGGTGCTCAGCTTCCGCCGTACCGCGGCCCACGACACCGAACTGGCCGGCCGGCGCCTGCGCGCGGGCGACAAGGTGGTCGTCTTCCACGGGTCCGCCAACTACGACGAGCGGGTCTTCGCGGCGCCGCACCGGCTGGACCTGTCCCGCACCCCCAACCCGCACGTCTCCTTCGGCGACGGACCGCACGTGTGCCTGGGCGCGCACTTCGCCCGGCTGCAGCTACGGGTGCTCTACGAGGAGACGCGGCGGCTCCTGCCGTCCCTGACGCTCGCAGGGCCGCCGCGGCGGCTCGTGTCGAACTTCATCAACGGGGTGAAGTCGCTTCCGCTGTACGTCACCGCCGGGTGA
- a CDS encoding response regulator, translating to MTNAPTRILLADDQDDVRSGFRLVLDSQPDMTVVGEAADGATALDLASRLRPDVVLADIRMPHLDGLELTRRLAGPGSACPTRVIVVTTFDLDDYVHTALHNGASGFLLKRSGPALLIEGVRAAMAGDALISPQITVRLLRRLTATPSPRPAAGPPGGTPPDPLTDREREIVRLIARGHTNARIAAELFISPGTAKTHIANIQTKLKTGNRVGIAAWAWKTGLATPEPYDEP from the coding sequence GTGACCAACGCGCCCACCCGCATCCTGCTGGCCGACGACCAGGACGACGTCCGCAGCGGATTCCGCCTCGTACTCGACTCGCAGCCCGACATGACCGTCGTCGGTGAGGCCGCCGACGGAGCCACCGCGCTCGATCTGGCGTCGCGGCTCCGGCCGGACGTCGTCCTGGCCGACATCCGGATGCCGCACCTCGACGGCCTGGAACTCACCCGGCGTCTCGCCGGACCCGGGTCCGCGTGCCCCACCCGCGTGATCGTCGTGACGACCTTCGACCTGGACGACTACGTGCACACCGCGTTGCACAACGGCGCCAGCGGATTCCTCCTCAAGCGCTCCGGGCCGGCCCTGCTGATCGAGGGCGTCAGGGCCGCGATGGCCGGCGACGCGCTCATCAGCCCCCAGATCACCGTCCGGCTCCTGCGCCGGCTCACCGCGACGCCGTCGCCCCGCCCCGCCGCCGGCCCGCCGGGAGGGACGCCCCCGGACCCGCTCACCGACCGGGAACGCGAGATCGTCCGCCTCATCGCGCGCGGCCACACCAACGCCCGGATCGCCGCCGAGCTCTTCATCTCGCCGGGGACGGCGAAGACCCACATCGCCAACATCCAGACCAAGTTGAAGACCGGCAACCGCGTCGGCATCGCGGCGTGGGCCTGGAAGACGGGGCTCGCCACCCCCGAGCCGTACGACGAACCGTAG
- a CDS encoding alpha/beta fold hydrolase, whose amino-acid sequence MESFVLPHTVHGDGPHKVVAVHGWFADRSAFDPILPDVDRSAFQYALVDLRGYGEAKDAPGAYTTAEGAADVLAVADRLGWERFSVVGHSMGGSVAQRLLALAPDRVRRLVGISPVPASGLPLPPEQWELFSSAAHAPQNRRVIIDFTTGGKRPAGWLDRMVSRSLERSEAKAFRAWLDSWAGEDFHAEVADSTVPALAVVGTLDPALTADLMRGTWLRWYADSRLLELPSAGHYAMDETPLELIRAMEDFLRADGDGRGQAPGNGPRPA is encoded by the coding sequence GTGGAGTCCTTCGTCCTGCCCCACACCGTGCACGGTGACGGCCCGCACAAAGTCGTCGCCGTACACGGGTGGTTCGCCGACAGGTCCGCCTTCGACCCGATCCTGCCGGACGTCGACCGGAGCGCGTTCCAGTACGCCCTGGTCGATCTGCGCGGCTACGGCGAGGCCAAGGACGCGCCGGGCGCGTACACCACCGCCGAGGGGGCCGCCGACGTCCTGGCCGTCGCCGACCGGCTGGGCTGGGAGCGGTTCTCGGTGGTCGGGCACTCGATGGGCGGCAGCGTGGCGCAGCGGCTGCTGGCCCTGGCGCCGGACCGGGTGCGCAGGCTCGTGGGGATCTCCCCCGTCCCCGCCTCGGGGCTTCCGCTGCCGCCGGAACAGTGGGAACTGTTCTCCTCCGCCGCGCACGCCCCCCAGAACCGGCGTGTGATCATCGACTTCACGACGGGCGGGAAGCGTCCTGCCGGCTGGCTGGACCGGATGGTGTCACGCTCGCTGGAGCGCAGCGAGGCCAAGGCGTTCCGTGCCTGGCTCGACTCCTGGGCCGGGGAGGACTTCCACGCCGAGGTCGCGGACTCGACGGTTCCGGCACTGGCGGTCGTGGGGACGCTCGATCCCGCGCTGACGGCCGATCTGATGCGGGGGACGTGGCTGCGCTGGTACGCCGACAGCCGGCTCCTCGAGCTGCCGTCGGCGGGGCACTACGCCATGGACGAGACGCCGCTGGAGCTGATCCGGGCCATGGAGGACTTCCTGCGGGCCGACGGCGACGGGCGGGGGCAGGCGCCGGGGAACGGACCGCGGCCCGCGTGA
- a CDS encoding transglycosylase SLT domain-containing protein: MRSTHSGYTRLSKVHKVSAAGLTAAAAATVVFAAVSGGTASAADAHAVKPVAWSAESFGETQQDELSTYADAAAAKAKAEAAAKVKAAAKAEADAKAKADQERASRSEARKPMKPAAAKPAAKPAAPAKKAYADNLDGWIRQSLDILHAKGVPASYEGIKRNVMRESTGNPRAINDWDVNAVNGVPSKGLLQIIDPTFKAYHVEGTSWDIWDPVANITASCNYAADKYGSMDNVNSAY; this comes from the coding sequence ATGCGTTCCACTCACTCCGGCTATACCCGTCTGTCCAAGGTTCACAAGGTCTCCGCCGCCGGTCTGACCGCGGCCGCTGCCGCCACGGTGGTGTTCGCCGCGGTGTCCGGTGGTACTGCTTCTGCCGCTGATGCTCATGCGGTGAAGCCGGTGGCGTGGAGTGCGGAGTCTTTTGGAGAGACGCAGCAGGACGAGCTGAGCACGTACGCCGATGCCGCCGCGGCGAAGGCCAAGGCTGAGGCCGCCGCCAAGGTGAAGGCTGCCGCGAAGGCCGAGGCCGACGCGAAGGCCAAGGCCGACCAGGAGCGCGCGAGCCGTTCCGAGGCCCGCAAGCCCATGAAGCCTGCCGCGGCCAAGCCCGCCGCGAAGCCGGCCGCTCCCGCCAAGAAGGCGTACGCCGACAACCTGGACGGCTGGATCCGCCAGTCGCTGGACATCCTGCACGCCAAGGGCGTTCCGGCCTCTTACGAGGGCATCAAGCGCAACGTCATGCGTGAGTCGACCGGTAACCCCCGTGCGATCAACGACTGGGACGTCAATGCTGTGAACGGTGTGCCGTCGAAGGGTCTGCTGCAGATCATCGATCCGACGTTCAAGGCGTATCACGTCGAGGGCACCTCGTGGGACATCTGGGACCCGGTCGCCAACATCACCGCGTCCTGCAACTACGCGGCCGACAAGTACGGCTCGATGGACAACGTCAACTCCGCCTACTGA
- a CDS encoding YihY/virulence factor BrkB family protein yields MAPTPKPGPGGDPGRDPRQSRRGGGGGDPVPKAAGDAPREPTDMPTKSWRAVLRRTLGEFRDDELTDRAAALTYYAVLSLFPALLVLVALLGVAGESAVNGLSDNLRRLAPGPARDVLTNAVGQLRGGSGTGSLLAVVALLAAVWSASGYVAAFIRASNAVYDVAEGRPVWKVTPLRLALTVLLILMACASALIVVFTGGLARQAGAALGLGDTAVTVWSIAKWPVLVLLVSIMITTLYWASPNVRVHGFRWITPGSFLALVIWLGASAGFAVYVANFASYNKTYGTLAGVIVFLVWIWVTNLAILLGLEFDAEMARERAVIRGHPEWKEPYVEPRDTREWTEKDRRRAD; encoded by the coding sequence ATGGCACCGACACCGAAGCCCGGGCCGGGGGGCGATCCCGGCCGTGACCCCCGTCAGAGCCGTCGCGGTGGAGGCGGAGGCGACCCCGTCCCGAAGGCGGCGGGGGACGCGCCGCGCGAGCCGACCGACATGCCCACGAAGTCGTGGCGGGCGGTGCTGCGCCGCACTCTGGGGGAGTTCCGGGACGACGAGCTCACCGACCGGGCCGCGGCGCTCACGTACTACGCCGTGCTCTCGCTGTTCCCGGCCCTGCTGGTCCTCGTCGCCCTCCTGGGCGTCGCGGGGGAGTCGGCCGTCAACGGGCTCTCGGACAACCTCCGGCGCCTCGCGCCCGGGCCGGCGCGGGACGTGCTCACCAACGCGGTGGGCCAGCTGCGCGGGGGCTCCGGCACCGGTTCCCTGCTCGCGGTCGTGGCCCTGCTGGCGGCCGTGTGGTCGGCGTCCGGGTACGTCGCGGCGTTCATCCGCGCTTCCAACGCCGTCTACGACGTCGCCGAGGGCCGTCCGGTGTGGAAGGTCACGCCCCTGCGGCTGGCCCTGACGGTGCTGCTGATACTGATGGCCTGCGCCAGCGCGCTCATCGTCGTCTTCACCGGGGGGCTCGCCCGGCAGGCCGGCGCCGCGCTCGGCCTCGGGGACACGGCCGTGACCGTGTGGTCGATCGCCAAGTGGCCCGTGCTGGTCCTCCTGGTCAGCATCATGATCACAACCCTCTACTGGGCCTCGCCGAACGTCAGGGTGCACGGATTCCGGTGGATCACCCCCGGCAGCTTCCTGGCCCTGGTGATCTGGCTGGGCGCCTCCGCGGGTTTCGCGGTGTACGTGGCCAACTTCGCCTCGTACAACAAGACCTACGGCACCCTCGCCGGTGTGATCGTCTTCCTGGTGTGGATCTGGGTCACCAACCTGGCGATCCTGCTGGGCCTGGAGTTCGACGCGGAGATGGCGCGCGAGCGCGCCGTCATCCGCGGCCACCCCGAGTGGAAGGAGCCGTACGTCGAGCCTCGCGACACCCGCGAATGGACGGAGAAGGACCGGCGCCGCGCCGACTGA
- a CDS encoding winged helix DNA-binding domain-containing protein: MTALPHITAAQRRARLVRRHLLAPSVREKAPEAAADALVGLHATDPATVFLAAAARMHAPTAGAVEAALYGTPAGRPAGGQPAGAPALARIRCMRRTMFVVPAPLAPAVHAATAGGHAHRHRTDAMARLHDALGWDARRYAAVEHATLQALTAHGAATAVQLAAAIPDLREQIITFPGKPYESRQRASTPVLGVLAAEGRIRRARPAGSWTSAQFRWAPARPLPEVPVAEAKTELARRYVAAFGPVTVDDVRWWTGWTLTDTRKALAATGAQAVELDEGTGYSLPEHLDVPDDAPEPSAALLPGLDPTPMGWRHRGWYLDGDHTKALFDRNGNIGPTIWWNGRIVGAWAQQPHGHINHHFLTDPGREGRAAVATEIERLTAFLGGVRVTPCYRTPLERRLSAPPSGARTAG; this comes from the coding sequence ATGACCGCCCTGCCCCACATCACCGCCGCCCAGCGCCGCGCCCGCCTCGTGCGGCGCCACCTCCTGGCGCCCTCCGTCCGGGAGAAGGCGCCGGAGGCGGCGGCCGACGCCCTGGTCGGCCTGCACGCCACCGATCCCGCGACCGTCTTCCTCGCCGCGGCCGCCCGGATGCACGCGCCCACCGCCGGCGCCGTCGAGGCGGCGCTCTACGGCACGCCCGCCGGGCGACCGGCCGGTGGTCAGCCGGCAGGGGCCCCCGCGCTGGCCCGCATCCGGTGCATGCGTCGCACCATGTTCGTCGTCCCGGCCCCGCTCGCCCCGGCCGTCCACGCCGCGACCGCCGGAGGCCATGCGCACCGTCACCGCACCGACGCCATGGCGAGACTGCACGACGCGCTGGGCTGGGACGCACGGCGCTACGCCGCCGTGGAGCACGCGACCCTCCAGGCGCTCACGGCACACGGCGCGGCCACCGCCGTCCAACTCGCCGCCGCCATACCGGACTTGCGCGAGCAGATCATCACCTTCCCGGGCAAGCCGTACGAGTCGCGGCAGCGCGCGAGCACCCCCGTCCTGGGCGTGCTCGCCGCCGAGGGACGCATCCGGCGTGCCCGCCCGGCCGGTTCGTGGACCTCGGCGCAGTTCCGTTGGGCGCCGGCACGCCCGCTGCCGGAGGTGCCCGTCGCCGAGGCGAAGACCGAACTGGCCCGTCGCTACGTGGCGGCGTTCGGGCCGGTCACCGTGGACGACGTGAGGTGGTGGACCGGCTGGACCCTCACCGACACGCGCAAGGCCCTGGCCGCCACCGGCGCCCAGGCCGTCGAACTGGACGAGGGTACGGGCTACTCGCTGCCCGAGCATCTCGACGTTCCCGACGACGCGCCGGAACCCTCCGCCGCCCTCCTCCCCGGCCTGGACCCCACGCCCATGGGCTGGCGTCACCGCGGTTGGTACCTGGACGGTGACCACACCAAGGCCCTCTTCGACCGCAACGGCAACATCGGCCCCACCATCTGGTGGAACGGCCGCATCGTCGGCGCGTGGGCGCAGCAGCCGCACGGCCACATCAACCACCACTTCCTCACCGACCCCGGCCGTGAAGGGCGCGCCGCCGTCGCGACCGAGATCGAGCGGCTGACGGCCTTCCTCGGCGGCGTCCGGGTCACCCCCTGCTACCGCACCCCTCTCGAACGCCGGCTCTCGGCCCCGCCGTCCGGGGCCCGCACGGCCGGCTGA
- a CDS encoding transglycosylase SLT domain-containing protein yields the protein MRSTHSGYTRLSKVHKVSAAGLTAAAAATVVFAAVSGGTASAAEAHAVKPVAWSAGSFGETQQDELSTYADAAAAKAKAEAAAKVKAAAKADAAAKAKADQERASRSEARKPMKPAAAKPAAKPAAPAKKAYADNLDGWIRQSLDILHAKGVPASYEGIKRNVMRESTGNPRAINDWDVNAVNGVPSKGLLQIIDPTFKAYHVEGTSWDIWDPVANITASCNYAADKYGSMDNVNSAY from the coding sequence ATGCGTTCCACTCACTCCGGCTATACCCGTCTGTCCAAGGTTCACAAGGTCTCCGCCGCCGGTCTGACCGCGGCCGCTGCCGCCACGGTGGTGTTCGCCGCGGTGTCCGGTGGTACGGCTTCTGCCGCTGAGGCTCATGCGGTGAAGCCGGTGGCGTGGAGTGCCGGGTCTTTTGGTGAGACGCAGCAGGACGAGCTGAGCACGTACGCCGATGCCGCCGCGGCGAAGGCCAAGGCTGAGGCCGCCGCCAAGGTGAAGGCTGCCGCGAAGGCCGATGCTGCCGCGAAGGCCAAGGCCGACCAGGAGCGCGCCAGCCGTTCCGAGGCCCGCAAGCCCATGAAGCCTGCCGCGGCCAAGCCCGCCGCGAAGCCGGCCGCTCCCGCCAAGAAGGCGTACGCCGACAATCTGGACGGCTGGATCCGTCAGTCGCTGGACATCCTGCACGCCAAGGGCGTTCCGGCCTCTTACGAGGGCATCAAGCGCAATGTCATGCGTGAGTCGACCGGTAACCCCCGTGCGATCAACGACTGGGATGTCAATGCTGTGAACGGTGTGCCGTCGAAGGGTCTGCTGCAGATCATCGATCCGACGTTCAAGGCGTATCACGTCGAGGGCACCTCGTGGGACATCTGGGACCCGGTCGCCAACATCACCGCGTCCTGCAACTACGCGGCCGACAAGTACGGCTCGATGGACAACGTCAACTCCGCCTACTGA
- a CDS encoding helix-turn-helix transcriptional regulator, with the protein MTSDMTARMLRLLSLLQTRREWSGSDLAERLGVTVRTVRRDIDRLRELGYPVDSARGHAGGYRLAAGADLPPLLVDDDEAVAIAVALRTAAGGLTGIEETTLRALAKLEQVLPRRLRGQVTALQTSLAGITWEPRGPRADPAVLATLAVACRDHEVLTFGYTTRHGTAASRRAEPCHLVVSGGLWYLLAHDTDKDDWRLFRLDRITQPTPTGRRVPRRRVPGDDPAAFVAGRLSAAPTRHRAVATVHASADHVRARTRGLGTRVQPLDEGTCRVDASDDVLPRIAQTLAGLDTDYTLDADADVLEHLRATARRTLRATG; encoded by the coding sequence ATGACGAGCGACATGACCGCCCGCATGCTGCGGCTGCTGTCCCTGCTGCAGACCCGGCGGGAATGGTCCGGCTCCGACTTGGCCGAACGGCTCGGCGTGACCGTCCGCACCGTCCGCCGCGACATCGACCGGCTGCGCGAACTGGGCTACCCCGTCGACAGCGCCCGCGGCCACGCCGGCGGCTACCGGCTGGCCGCCGGCGCCGATCTGCCGCCCCTCCTCGTGGACGACGACGAGGCCGTGGCCATCGCCGTCGCCCTGCGGACGGCCGCGGGCGGCCTCACCGGCATCGAGGAGACCACCCTCAGGGCCCTGGCCAAGCTCGAACAGGTCCTGCCTCGCCGCCTGCGCGGACAGGTCACCGCCCTCCAGACCTCCCTCGCCGGCATCACCTGGGAACCCCGGGGCCCGCGCGCCGACCCGGCCGTCCTGGCCACCCTCGCCGTGGCCTGCCGCGACCACGAAGTCCTCACCTTCGGCTACACCACCCGCCACGGCACCGCCGCGTCCCGCCGGGCCGAGCCCTGCCACCTGGTCGTGTCCGGCGGCCTGTGGTACCTCCTCGCCCACGACACCGACAAGGACGACTGGCGTCTCTTCCGCCTCGACCGGATCACCCAGCCCACCCCCACCGGCCGACGGGTCCCGCGCCGCCGGGTACCGGGGGACGACCCGGCCGCCTTCGTCGCCGGCCGCCTGTCGGCCGCCCCCACCCGTCATCGGGCCGTCGCCACCGTCCATGCCTCCGCCGACCACGTCCGCGCCCGCACCCGCGGCCTGGGCACCCGCGTCCAGCCCCTCGACGAGGGCACCTGCCGCGTCGACGCCTCGGACGACGTGCTGCCACGCATCGCCCAGACCCTCGCCGGCCTCGACACCGACTACACCCTCGACGCCGACGCGGACGTCCTCGAACACCTCCGCGCCACCGCCCGCCGCACCCTGCGCGCCACGGGCTGA
- a CDS encoding methylated-DNA--[protein]-cysteine S-methyltransferase — MTTHIPASHRVHTVIDSPYGALTLVAEDGGLAGLYMEQQRHRPPEESFDERDSRPFGEVEAQLEEYFSGRRTEFDLPLRLRGTPFQRTVWEALLGIPFGSTVSYGQLAATIGRPAAARAVGLANGRNPVGIIVPCHRVLGSTGDLTGYGGGLDRKQRLLGFERQGARQLMLPA; from the coding sequence ATGACCACCCACATCCCGGCGTCACACCGCGTGCACACGGTGATCGACAGTCCCTACGGCGCCCTGACGCTCGTCGCCGAGGACGGCGGGCTCGCCGGCCTCTACATGGAGCAGCAGCGCCACCGGCCGCCGGAGGAGAGCTTCGACGAGCGGGACTCGCGGCCGTTCGGCGAGGTGGAGGCACAGCTGGAGGAGTACTTCAGCGGACGCCGCACCGAGTTCGATCTCCCGCTGCGCCTGCGCGGCACGCCGTTCCAACGCACCGTATGGGAAGCGCTACTGGGCATCCCGTTCGGGAGCACCGTCTCCTACGGACAACTCGCCGCGACGATCGGGCGGCCCGCCGCCGCCCGGGCCGTGGGGCTGGCCAACGGCCGTAACCCCGTCGGCATCATCGTCCCCTGCCACCGGGTCCTGGGGTCCACGGGCGACCTCACCGGCTACGGCGGTGGGCTGGACCGCAAGCAGCGGCTGCTCGGCTTCGAGCGGCAGGGCGCACGGCAGCTCATGTTGCCGGCTTGA
- a CDS encoding sensor histidine kinase — MGTIKNFGRREAIPAVAAALTGCAAVGAVAVTRGGVTQPYGALSAIAAATVLLWVLAGWPRSTERLGGPLALAGVLSLAVTVGAEPPTTTGESWVRLVEVAVLLVLLVVAARWVPPPRAVAAGAPAATAVATWSLPLMPAPSVLTLAGAAAFWSLPVLGAVVVGGYPRLMEHRRRRLVVETRRSQQLELARDLHDFVAHDVSGIVAQAQAARFVAETDPARALPALERIEAAGLNALASMDRMVKTLHEADGADARPVGTGGVEPLPGVDQLPGLVARFSSADLSQTARLGVAAGATDGLSRTAGSTAYRTVVEALTNVRRHAPGASRVDVALTRVRTTDGASALEVSVVDDGGAGKRAGTRTALRREREGHGGRGLNGLRERVRAAGGTLVYGPHGDGWRVTAVLPLTPEPLSQEPPTPEPPAPEPLPSGPKRTTSPALTEQPS, encoded by the coding sequence GTGGGGACGATCAAGAACTTCGGACGCCGGGAAGCGATCCCGGCCGTGGCCGCCGCTTTGACGGGATGTGCGGCCGTCGGCGCCGTCGCCGTGACGCGTGGTGGCGTGACGCAGCCCTACGGGGCCCTGTCCGCGATCGCCGCCGCCACCGTGCTGCTGTGGGTCCTGGCAGGCTGGCCGCGCTCAACCGAACGCCTCGGCGGGCCGCTCGCGCTCGCCGGAGTCCTGTCCCTGGCCGTCACCGTGGGGGCTGAGCCGCCCACGACGACCGGGGAGTCGTGGGTGCGGCTCGTGGAAGTCGCCGTCCTGCTGGTGCTCCTGGTGGTCGCGGCCCGCTGGGTGCCGCCGCCCCGCGCGGTGGCGGCGGGCGCACCGGCGGCCACGGCGGTGGCGACGTGGTCGCTGCCGTTGATGCCGGCGCCGTCCGTGTTGACGCTGGCGGGCGCGGCGGCGTTCTGGTCCCTGCCCGTGCTGGGTGCGGTGGTGGTCGGGGGCTACCCCCGTCTGATGGAGCACCGCAGGCGCCGTCTGGTCGTCGAGACCCGGCGCTCGCAGCAGCTCGAACTCGCCCGTGACCTGCACGACTTCGTTGCCCACGACGTCAGTGGGATCGTGGCGCAGGCACAGGCCGCTCGTTTCGTGGCCGAGACCGACCCCGCGCGGGCGTTGCCGGCGCTGGAGCGCATCGAGGCGGCGGGGCTCAACGCGTTGGCGTCCATGGACCGCATGGTGAAGACCCTTCACGAGGCGGACGGCGCCGATGCCCGGCCGGTGGGCACGGGCGGCGTCGAACCCCTGCCCGGTGTGGACCAGCTCCCCGGCCTCGTCGCACGGTTCTCCTCGGCCGACCTCTCGCAGACGGCTCGCCTCGGCGTCGCGGCGGGCGCCACCGACGGCCTCTCACGGACGGCCGGTTCGACGGCCTACCGGACGGTCGTCGAGGCCCTCACCAACGTCCGCCGTCACGCCCCCGGCGCCTCACGCGTCGACGTGGCCCTCACCCGTGTCCGTACCACCGACGGTGCGTCAGCCCTGGAGGTCTCGGTCGTCGACGATGGTGGGGCCGGGAAGCGGGCCGGCACCCGTACGGCCCTCCGCCGGGAGCGGGAGGGGCACGGCGGGCGCGGTCTGAACGGCCTGCGCGAGCGCGTACGGGCCGCCGGCGGCACACTGGTCTACGGGCCGCACGGTGACGGCTGGCGCGTGACCGCCGTCCTGCCGCTGACGCCGGAACCCCTGTCGCAGGAACCTCCGACGCCGGAACCACCGGCGCCGGAGCCGCTGCCCTCCGGGCCGAAGCGGACGACGTCGCCGGCCCTGACCGAGCAGCCGTCGTGA
- a CDS encoding NADPH-dependent F420 reductase yields MKITVLGTGGGGRAHAAKLLGLGHDVYVGTRDPEATLARTEPDMMGNPPYGRWLADHPGIQLRTFGEAAAAADSLVVGGIDGHNAVAALSSVADQLAGKTLVDYAVPYVYNPQVEHPWPTPWGIMPKLDPCDVDSLGERIQRALPRTKVVKSFVTQEQETVVNPAIVGGGDHTMFVAGDHDDAKRQVTELLKDYGWTDVLDLGPLVCARGMEMYAHMHSAIGFGLGQQFGGRFGIKVVR; encoded by the coding sequence ATGAAAATCACGGTTCTTGGTACCGGTGGCGGTGGTCGCGCCCACGCCGCCAAGCTCCTTGGGCTCGGCCACGACGTCTACGTCGGCACCCGCGACCCCGAGGCCACGCTGGCCCGCACGGAGCCCGACATGATGGGCAACCCGCCCTACGGCCGGTGGCTCGCCGACCACCCCGGCATTCAGCTGCGCACCTTCGGCGAGGCCGCGGCCGCCGCGGACTCGCTGGTCGTGGGCGGCATCGACGGCCACAACGCCGTCGCCGCCCTGTCCTCCGTTGCCGACCAGCTCGCGGGCAAGACGCTCGTCGACTACGCCGTGCCGTACGTCTACAACCCCCAGGTCGAGCACCCCTGGCCGACCCCGTGGGGGATCATGCCGAAGCTCGACCCCTGTGACGTGGACAGTCTCGGCGAGCGGATCCAGCGCGCCCTTCCCCGGACCAAGGTCGTCAAGTCCTTCGTCACCCAGGAGCAGGAGACCGTCGTCAACCCCGCGATCGTCGGGGGCGGCGACCACACCATGTTCGTCGCCGGTGACCACGACGACGCCAAGCGGCAGGTCACGGAGCTGCTGAAGGACTACGGCTGGACCGACGTCCTCGATCTCGGCCCCCTCGTGTGCGCCCGCGGCATGGAGATGTACGCCCACATGCACTCGGCCATCGGGTTCGGCCTCGGCCAGCAGTTCGGCGGCCGTTTCGGCATCAAGGTCGTGCGCTGA